The sequence TGGCAAACACGGCGATGACCGCGACGAACGCAATGAGAATCTTTTTAAACATGCAACGCTTTCTTCGGTGGTGTGAATGAGCATCCGGACGCTGATCGGAAGAAAGGTACCTTCCGCCGGCATCGGCCTCAACGGCAACTTGCTCCCGGCCGTCGCAAAACCGCTCGCGGGCCCGTTTCGATCCTGGTGATGAGCCGTTCGGGTTGGTGGACTTTAGACCATCGCACGGCTCGGCAAAAGTTCTCCAGACGCCCGTTATTTACGGAGTTTTCGTTCATTTCGCCCGTAAAAACGAAACGCGTAGCACAAGCGATGCGGAAACGACCATCCCGCTTGGTTTCAGCCGAAAAACGAAACCGTGGTCCGCGATTTGCAAATTCATTGCCCTGCCGGCGTCGTAGGTCTTCCGCAACATTCCGAATCGTTGATCGCTATGGATACGTTCTTCTTCACGACTTTGGTTTTCTGGCTCGTGGCCGCGGTCGGCACGATCGCTTTGTTCGAGTTGTTTCGGCGCCATGTCGAGCGCTCGACAAGCCTCGATGCGCCGAAGGGTTTCGCCGCAGATCAGTGGCCCGAGGCCTTAGTCGTGATGAGTCTGCGCGGCGGAGATGAATCGTTGCGGGAAACGCTCGACGGCCTCGCGCAGCAAGACTACCCGCGCTACCGGATTCGAATCGTCGTCGACCATCCGGGCGACGAAGTGAACCGCATCGTCCGTTCTTGGCAACGGACGCATGCCGATGCGCCTCTCCGCGTCGAATACTTGCGCGCGCCGTTGCCGTCGTGTACGTTGAAGTGCAGTTCGGTCCATCAGGTGCTACGCGATGTCGGGCCCGAGGTCGGCGTGGTCGTGATGGTCGATGGAGATTCCGATCCTTATCCTCGTTGGCTGCGCGATGTCGTCGCTCCGTTTGCCGATCCGGAAGTCGGCGGCGTTACCGGCAACCGCTGGTACTTTCCGCGCGAAGGGGGCATCGCCGCTTGGTGCCGCTTCGTCTTTACCGCGTTTTCGCTCCCGACGATGTGGCTGCAAAGCTTCTCCTGGGGCGGCACGTTAGCGCTTCGTCGCGACATCGCCTGCTCCGATCGCTTTCTCTCTGCCTTCGCGCAGACCCCGACGGAAGAACAAACTTGCTTCGAGGTCTTGCCGAGCTTTGGAAAGAAAATGTACTTTTCGTCGCAACTCATCCAGTGGAACCCTGAGTCGATCGACTTCGAAGGAGCCGAGCAGCACCTCTTTCGGCAACTCGCTTGGTCGCGGTTATTCTATCCGTGCTGGACTTCGATCGTGTTCGGAGCGCTCGCGCTCTGCGGTGCGGCAGTCGCTTCGCTCGTCTTCGCCGGATTCGCCTTCTTCGATTCCCGGCTCTTATGGTTGCTCCCGCTCGCCATGGCCGGCATGTTCTGCGCCGCCGTCGTGAGTTCGCTCGCGCGTTTGCATCAGACCATGCAACGTCATGTTCTCACGCACCAAGGGC is a genomic window of Planctomycetia bacterium containing:
- a CDS encoding glycosyltransferase family 2 protein; this encodes MDTFFFTTLVFWLVAAVGTIALFELFRRHVERSTSLDAPKGFAADQWPEALVVMSLRGGDESLRETLDGLAQQDYPRYRIRIVVDHPGDEVNRIVRSWQRTHADAPLRVEYLRAPLPSCTLKCSSVHQVLRDVGPEVGVVVMVDGDSDPYPRWLRDVVAPFADPEVGGVTGNRWYFPREGGIAAWCRFVFTAFSLPTMWLQSFSWGGTLALRRDIACSDRFLSAFAQTPTEEQTCFEVLPSFGKKMYFSSQLIQWNPESIDFEGAEQHLFRQLAWSRLFYPCWTSIVFGALALCGAAVASLVFAGFAFFDSRLLWLLPLAMAGMFCAAVVSSLARLHQTMQRHVLTHQGRMAPPLSGPRLAELFVSLPVSLAVYLFALARSHFATEIHWRGILYRIFSDDTISRSGYSPWKADAPARSKTEASPAPAMQVDRQHAIGS